A window from Vigna angularis cultivar LongXiaoDou No.4 chromosome 7, ASM1680809v1, whole genome shotgun sequence encodes these proteins:
- the LOC108322618 gene encoding uncharacterized protein LOC108322618 has protein sequence MAFSISTTDYLSNLANPLFLHPGENPALVLVTPLLSDNNYQQWQHDMLVALETKNKEKFVLGIVSCPPADDVLHQAWKHCNKMVISWLTRSMTLPIKQYVMWMESAYEIWTDLLQRFSHGDKFRIADLQEALHSCKQGDSTIQQERSDDYVIKFLRGLNDEFSSVRSQIMLMEPMLTLTKTFSLILQQEREFHNSSSQIPQDSMANFNSHDPQYKPYKTDRPGVSSSRGRGRIPKYGGRSKYCDHCKRTNHTSDNCWIKYGLPQGYKPIIKPNFAISNPSANLTDGVSHTSIDSSADKTQIPSTFSQDQYDAILGLLK, from the exons ATGGCTTTCTCCATTTCCACCACCGATTATCTTTCTAACCTTGCTAATCCTCTGTTTCTCCATCCCGGTGAGAACCCAGCTCTTGTTCTTGTCACTCCTCTCCTTTCTGACAACAACTATCAACAATGGCAGCATGATATGCTCGTTGCTCTTGAAaccaagaataaagaaaaatttgttCTTGGTATTGTTTCTTGCCCTCCTGCTGATGATGTCCTTCACCAAGCCTGGAAACACTGCAACAAGATGGTGATTTCCTGGTTGACGCGATCCATGACGCTTCCCATAAAACAATACGTTATGTGGATGGAATCTGCCTACGAAATTTGGACTGATCTCCTTCAACGTTTTTCTCATGGTGATAAGTTTCGTATTGCTGATCTTCAAGAAGCTCTTCACTCTTGCAAACAAGGTGATTCCACT ATTCAACAAGAGCGTAGTGATGATTATGTAATCAAGTTTCTACGTGGGTTAAACGATGAATTCTCTTCTGTACGTTCTCAAATCATGCTAATGGAACCCATGCTGACTCTTAccaaaactttttctttgattCTTCAACAAGAACGCGAATTTCACAATTCTTCCTCACAAATTCCACAAGATTCCATGGCCAATTTCAATTCTCACGATCCTCAGTACAAGCCTTATAAGACCGATCGTCCTGGTGTTTCTTCTAGTCGTGGACGCGGACGCATTCCTAAATATGGTGGTCGTTCCAAATACTGCGATCATTGCAAACGAACCAATCATACTTCTGATAATTGCTGGATCAAATATGGTCTTCCTCAAGGTTATAAACCCATCATCAAACCTAATTTTGCCATCTCCAATCCTTCTGCCAACCTGACTGATGGTGTTTCACACACCTCCATTGATTCTTCCGCTGATAAAACTCAAATTCCTTCCACATTTTCTCAAGATCAGTATGACGCCATTCTTGGTTTATTGAAATAG
- the LOC128197669 gene encoding uncharacterized protein LOC128197669: MVVTHLFDYQDAIIGGAFYGKLCKVWDSFFGRRGRERGRATKGREPFLPFSPVQRAPMGSCSNLGRGLEEDLSWASGDDGVLASRAGKGSEELLKFLEDLDLHVWEEIDPKTYMEVFKS, encoded by the exons atggtggtcacccacctctttGACTATCAAGATGCAATTATTGGGGGTGCATTTTACGGGAAGCTTTGCAAGGTGTGGGATTCATTTTTTGGcaggagagggagagagagagggagagcaACCAAAGGGAGGGAACCCTTTCTCCCATTTTCACCCGTCCAAAGAGCACCCATGGGAAGCTGTTCCAACCTTGGAAGGGGCTTAGAGGAGGACCTGAGTTGGGCATCTGGTGATGATGGCGTTCTTGCATCAAGAGCTGGAAAAGGAAGTGAAGAGCTGCTGAAGTTCCTGGAAGATCTTGATCTGCACGTCTGGGAGGAGATTGATCCCAAAACTTACatggaagtcttcaagag ttgA